A segment of the Orcinus orca chromosome 4, mOrcOrc1.1, whole genome shotgun sequence genome:
TTAGTGTTGCTTCCCAgtgtttgtttcttcctctgtttcaTTTGTCTTGGTTAGTAAGCAATGGCTATTTTAATAGAGCTTTTTTATAGCCCAAAGGGAAAatagtcttgatttttttttcctacttatagccttaaaataaatttaatgagaaaaactgtgggaaaataaagcATGACTCTATAATGAATGGGGCAGCATTCACTTTATATAAtggattatttttgcttttctggtGCCCATTTCTTCTTGCTTTCCCTATCATTTTGGACTTTGAAATCTCCATCAGGATTGATCTTGAAAAGtttgaatgaatgactggataaagaagtgaTCACAAGATGAGCAAATTTATATCAATCTAGTGAAACTGATTGGATGCTCACTCTAAGCACAAAGATAAATAGAGTAGGATATTTTTAAGGAATTCACAGTCCAGTAAGAGAGAGTAAACAAAATACAGTTGAATGTGATATGTTCAGCAGTAGACCATATACAAGATCAAAAAGCAGGATAAAACTGGGAGTGAGTAATTCTTTtggaaaatcaaggaaaaaattcTAGGGGAGGTGATCTGAGACAGTTGTAACCAGACACAGGAGTCACAGGGCACAATAAGAGGACTAGGAAGGCAGTCTAGGCAGATAAAACAACAGCATGGAGGTCTGAAACAGCTTGCAATGTTTGGGTATTTATAAGCTGTTGTTATAGTTGGAGTATAATCTGTGGGAGCAAGTAGGAGGACAGAAAAATAGAAACCTGCATATGAAAAACCATTTATATTAGGCAGGAATTCTCAAAAGAAGTAGGCAGCCAGATCTTGTAGAGGAAAATATAGAATCACTTAGAAAAGGCATTTTATAAACTACACTTTCACCCCTACCCCCTCCCCTGGAATGTCAACACTGCAGAGACTGTGCCTTATCTTCCAGGTGTGTCTGGGTAAAGAGTTTGAGAACTACTAATGCAGGCAATATGGAGTCAATAAAGTGTGTTAAGAAGGGTATGACATCAGATTTGCCTTTTAGAACATTCCCTTTGATAACAGTTTGAAGGATCCTTGAAGGACTGGGAAGAGGACAGGCTGGGCTCAGGAGAAATCTATAAAAAGCTATTACAGTAGATAATGAAGCAAGATAATGTAGATCTGGCTACCTAGTGGCAGTGAAGATGATTCAACTAATACATAGGAAATGGAATTGATAGAACTTAGCAAATGATTGGATATGTAAGGTgctagagaagaaagaaaggaggtcgtctttctctattgtttttagcattttgacaaaaaaaattttttgggaAGGAAGTTGATACTATTTACTAATACAGTATGAACTTCCCACATTAGCTGTTGATTTTGATCTTTGTTTACTGTGACCATAAATATTTCAGAGTTGCTGGTAAGACAAGAATAATCATTTCCTGAGTAGCTCTTGGCTGTCACTCCGAGACATGAAAATGAGTATCACAGTTTGCTATGTCTAGGAATTCCAGTATTATTAATGCCCCAGTTCTTCTCTAAGGTGTACTGTTAGTGTTAGATATATATTAATgtactttaatttttgtttccatacGCTTTAGAATTCATTCAGAGGGCAGCCTTGTGGATGGCCCCGGAGCAAGCctgatggaacaggatagaacgaACCATGTTGAGGGCAACAGACTGAGTCCATTCCTGATACCATCTTCTTCTCCCATTTGCCAGACAGAACCTCTGGCTATAAAGCTCCAGAATGGAAGCCCATTAACCAAGAGACCTTATCCAGAAGTAAATGGAGACACCAAGTGGCAGCCTTTCAAGAGTCATTATGGAATACCCCACATGAAAGGAAGTCAGAATAGCCGCGTGAGTCCAGACTTCATACAAGAAAGTAGAGGGTATTCCAGATGTTTGCAAAATGGAGGGATAAAGCGCACAGTTAGTGAACCTTCTCTCTCTGGGCTCCATCAGAACAAGAAActgaaacaagaccaaaaggccaATGGAGAAAGCAAGAACTTCGGGGAAAGCCAAGAAAGAAATCCAGGCAAAGGCAGCAGTCAACCCAATGTCTCCGATATGAGTGATAAGAGAGAATCTGTTAGCTCTGCAGCCCAAGGAAATGAAGTTAAAGATTTCACTGTTTTTTCATCACATAACTGCAGTGGATCTGAAAATCCAGAGCTTCAGATTCTGAACCAACAGGAGGGGAAAAATGCTAACTACCACGACAAGAACATTGTATTACTTCTTAAAAATAAGGCAGTGCTAATGCCTAATGGTGCTACAGTTTCTGCCTCTTCCATGGAAAACACACATGGTGAACTCCTGGAAAAGACGCTGTCTCAATATTATCCAGATTGTGTTTCCATTGCGGTGCAGAAAACCACATCTCACATACATGCCATTAACAGTCAGGCTACTAATGAGTTGTCCTGTGAGATCACTCACCCATCGCATACCTCAGGGCAGATCAATTTCCCACAGACCTCGAACTCTGAGCTGCCTCCAGAGCCAGCTGCAGTGGTGACTGAGGCCTGTGGTGCTGATAGTGCCAGTATACCAGCTGCAGTGCTAGGGGCCTGTCCCTTTCCGAAACCAGAGCAACGAAAGTCAGTTTTTGAGATATGCCCGTCTCCGGCAGAAAACAGTAACATCCAAGGAACCACAAAGCTAGTATCTGGTGAAGAATTCTGTTCAGGTTCCAGCAGCAATTTGCAGGCTCCTGGTGGCAGCTCTGAACGGtatttaaagcaaaatgaaatgaatgGTGCTTACTTCAAGCAAAGCTCAGTGTTCACTAAGGATTCCTTTTCTGCCACTaccacaccaccaccatcacaatTGCTTCTTTCTCCCCCTCCGCCTCTTCCGCAGGTTCCTCAGCTTCCTTCTGAAGGAAAAAGCACTCTGAATGATGGAGTTTTGGAAGAACACCATCACTACCCCAACCAAAGTAACACAACTCTTTTAAGGGAAGTGAAAATAGAGGGTCACCACGAGGCACCACCATCCCAGAGTCCAACTCCCTCTACACAAGTATCCAACCCCTCTCCGATGCTTCCAGAAAGGCCTCAGAATTACTGTGTTAACAAGAATGACATACGGACTCCAGGGACAATGATGGTTCCATTGTGTTCTGAGAAAACAAGACAACTATCAGAACGTCTCAAACATAACCCACCAATTCTTGGTAGCAGTGGAGATGCACAGGACCACTGCCAGCAGTTGATGGGACACAAAGAGCAAGAGATCTTCAAGAGTCAAGACAAGGAACAGACACGAGACCCTGTGCTCCCAACACAGCCCTATCTGAAACCAGGATGGATTGAATTGAAGGCCCCTCACTGTCATCAAGCAGAATCCCATCTGAAATGTAATGAGGCAACCCTGCGGTCAATTCTTCAGTATCAGTCCAACCCCTCCCATCAAATGACCTCCAAACAATACACTGGAAATTCCAACGTGCCTGGGGGGCTCCCAGGGCAAGCTTACACCCAGAAAATAATGCAACCGGAGCAGAGACCACCAAGGTACCAAGCTGAGATGAATCAAGGGCAGTCTCAAGGTACAGTGGACCAGCATCTCCAGTTCCAAAAACCCTCACTCCAGGTGCACTTCTCCAAAACGGACCCTTCACCCGAAGCTCACAGACAGTCAGTCTGTGCCCTGAGGTGTCATTTCCAACAAAGACCAGATCCCCAAACTGAGAAACTCATGCCCCCAACATTGAAACGGCACTTGAATCAACAGGCTTCCGAGACTGACCCATTCTCAAACTCACACCTTTCACAACATAAGCCTCATAAGCAGGCAGCACAAACACAACCATCCCAGACTTCACATCTCTCTCAAAACCAGCAACAGCAGCAAAAACTACAGATGACGAATAAGGAACAGATGCCCCAGACCTTTTCTCATCCCCAAGGCAACAGTGATCAGCAAAGAGAAGGATCATTCTTtagccagattaaaggagaaaaatgctttCGTCGTGAAGATCAACATTCAAAATCAAGTGAGTTCCAGACTCATAATCCCCAAGTGGGACTGGAGCAAGTACAGAATATGAATAGTATAAATTCCCCCTATGGTCAGATCTTGAAGTCAAATGCAAGCAAAGTGCAGATTTCTTGTTCAAACAATATACACGTAGTTCCAGAAAATAAAGGACAGACTGTAAATTCTGAACTCTTTGCAGGAAACAAGATCCCAAACTCACATCACatgcaatattttccaaataatgtGACCCCAAAGCAAGATGTTCTTCACAGGTGCTTTCAAGAACTAGAACAGAAGCCTCAACAAGCTTCAGTTCTACAGGGATATAAAAATAGAAACCAAGATGTGTCTAGTCAACAAGCTGCACAGCTCGCTCAGCAAAGGTACCTGATGCAAAACCAAGCAAATGCGTTCCCTTTGCCCAATCAGGCAGGAAGTCACATTCAGACCCTGCCCCAGAAGGACATCCAAAAGCATGCTGCTCTAAGGTGGCACCTTTTGCAGAAGCAAGAACAGCAGCAAACACAACAGCTCCAAGCCGAGTCTTGCCATAGTCAGATGCAAAGGCCAATTAAAGTCGAACCGGGATCCAAGCCCCACGCCTGTATGCGCCTCATGTCAGcacagccagaaaacaaaatgtggaaaaaGATACCCAAGCAGGAGATTCCACCTCCGAGCTGTGATAACATGCAGCAGCGGAGCATCCTTGAGACCATGGAGCAGCATCTGAAGCAATTTCAGGTCAAATCATTATTTGACCATAAGGCTCTTACTCTAAAATCACAGAAGCAAGTAAAAGTTGAAATGTCAGGGCCAGTCACAGTTTTAACTAGACAAACCACTGCTGCAGAACTTGATAGCCACACCCCAGCTTTAGAGCAGCAAGCAATGCCTTCCTCAGAAAAGACACCAACCAAAAGAACAGCTGGTTCtgttctcaataattttttagaGTCACCTTCCAAATTACTAGATACTCctataaaaaatttattggatACACCTGTCAAGACTCAGTATGATTTCCCATCATGCAGATGTGTAGGTAAGTGCCAGAAATGTACTGAGACACATGGTGTTTATCCAGAATTAGCAAATTTATCTTCAGATatgggatttttctttctttttaaaaactttgagtCTGGCAGCAATTTGTGAAGGCTCATAAAAACCTGAAGCTTACATTTCTTGTCTTTAAATTACAGatgctttgctgtgcaagagaGAACTTCACTTACattcagtttttcaaaaaaattaaaaaattgtgcATGCTCATTTGTCCCTCCCTTCAAACCGTTTAAAATATAAAGGTATCTGTTTTAGCCTAATCAATCTAGTTAACTCTTTGTATATCTCCTGGAGAGATAGCCAGGCAGTAAAAACACCTTGTTAAAATGAGAAAGTAACTGCCCTATGCAAACTAATGTAggagcttttaatattttttaattcaagattGAATGTATTAGTAGTTTTACAAGATCAACTTTTATAATAGATAAGGGGACATTATCATCTTCTGTCTTGGTGACTTAGGGGAAATTTTAATGCCAAAGTTCTGAATATTCATAAAGTTGCCCTTTCTCCGTGTATGCATTTGAAACATTGTGTgatttatatttgatattttctctttaaaagtttCATCTTTTTGATAGAAAATATgctatttccctttcttttttttaaacaagcatctttttgttaaaattcaaGATGCATGATAGGTCTGTTGGAATAGGGAAACTTTTTGCTGATTGatgcagttttatatatatataaagatcttAATTATAGCTACTCAGCTTGGATACAGTAGAAGACATTTGTAAAAACCAGCGTTCAACTAATGTGGCTAATGGTCCACCCGCTTTATGTTATTCCTCTTAAAATGGTACACTCCACATTTTATAGAAGGATGGAGGGAAGATCCGTACTGCCCCTTTGTGTGGGGGTAATATTATTGCCTCACTGGCCTAATGTGCCACACATGTCATAGACAACATTGGGTAAGTTATACTCATCTTCACACCCTTCTCCTATCATACAAaccttttttccccacttttcatCTTTGATAGTGTACAAGAGCCTCTTCCTTTTATCTGACCctctcttcaatattttctctcatcATAAGTTGTTCTAAAGTAGTACATACAATATGGGTCTGGATTGAATgttcttattttcaaaacagagtAATCGAGTATTGTGGGGAAACGAGAGGAGAAAAAGGTATCTTGACAATAAACTGAACAAAATCCTGGGGGTGAGATAGgacaggaaattttatttttaatcttttaacatCCAAATAACAGGCAGGCTTCTAGtaagctgtaatttttttttcttcagtttaaaaGATTGGACTGTAGttgatattacatataatatattctAATTCCCTCACTGTCTATTTAGTTCCACTTACttgattta
Coding sequences within it:
- the TET2 gene encoding methylcytosine dioxygenase TET2 isoform X2, which codes for MEQDRTNHVEGNRLSPFLIPSSSPICQTEPLAIKLQNGSPLTKRPYPEVNGDTKWQPFKSHYGIPHMKGSQNSRVSPDFIQESRGYSRCLQNGGIKRTVSEPSLSGLHQNKKLKQDQKANGESKNFGESQERNPGKGSSQPNVSDMSDKRESVSSAAQGNEVKDFTVFSSHNCSGSENPELQILNQQEGKNANYHDKNIVLLLKNKAVLMPNGATVSASSMENTHGELLEKTLSQYYPDCVSIAVQKTTSHIHAINSQATNELSCEITHPSHTSGQINFPQTSNSELPPEPAAVVTEACGADSASIPAAVLGACPFPKPEQRKSVFEICPSPAENSNIQGTTKLVSGEEFCSGSSSNLQAPGGSSERYLKQNEMNGAYFKQSSVFTKDSFSATTTPPPSQLLLSPPPPLPQVPQLPSEGKSTLNDGVLEEHHHYPNQSNTTLLREVKIEGHHEAPPSQSPTPSTQVSNPSPMLPERPQNYCVNKNDIRTPGTMMVPLCSEKTRQLSERLKHNPPILGSSGDAQDHCQQLMGHKEQEIFKSQDKEQTRDPVLPTQPYLKPGWIELKAPHCHQAESHLKCNEATLRSILQYQSNPSHQMTSKQYTGNSNVPGGLPGQAYTQKIMQPEQRPPRYQAEMNQGQSQGTVDQHLQFQKPSLQVHFSKTDPSPEAHRQSVCALRCHFQQRPDPQTEKLMPPTLKRHLNQQASETDPFSNSHLSQHKPHKQAAQTQPSQTSHLSQNQQQQQKLQMTNKEQMPQTFSHPQGNSDQQREGSFFSQIKGEKCFRREDQHSKSSEFQTHNPQVGLEQVQNMNSINSPYGQILKSNASKVQISCSNNIHVVPENKGQTVNSELFAGNKIPNSHHMQYFPNNVTPKQDVLHRCFQELEQKPQQASVLQGYKNRNQDVSSQQAAQLAQQRYLMQNQANAFPLPNQAGSHIQTLPQKDIQKHAALRWHLLQKQEQQQTQQLQAESCHSQMQRPIKVEPGSKPHACMRLMSAQPENKMWKKIPKQEIPPPSCDNMQQRSILETMEQHLKQFQVKSLFDHKALTLKSQKQVKVEMSGPVTVLTRQTTAAELDSHTPALEQQAMPSSEKTPTKRTAGSVLNNFLESPSKLLDTPIKNLLDTPVKTQYDFPSCRCVEQIIEKDEGPFYTHLGAGPNVAAIREIMEERFGQKGKAIRIERVIYTGKEGKSSQGCPIAKWVVRRSCSEEKLLCLVRERAGHTCEAAVIVILILVWEGIPLSLADKLYSELTETLRKYGTLTNRRCALNEERTCACQGLDPETCGASFSFGCSWSMYYNGCKFARSKIPRKFKLLGDDPKEEEKLESHLQNLSTLMAPTYKKLAPDAYNNQCVLGYTYMEGQVICSEMLVKEARP
- the TET2 gene encoding methylcytosine dioxygenase TET2 isoform X3 is translated as MEQDRTNHVEGNRLSPFLIPSSSPICQTEPLAIKLQNGSPLTKRPYPEVNGDTKWQPFKSHYGIPHMKGSQNSRVSPDFIQESRGYSRCLQNGGIKRTVSEPSLSGLHQNKKLKQDQKANGESKNFGESQERNPGKGSSQPNVSDMSDKRESVSSAAQGNEVKDFTVFSSHNCSGSENPELQILNQQEGKNANYHDKNIVLLLKNKAVLMPNGATVSASSMENTHGELLEKTLSQYYPDCVSIAVQKTTSHIHAINSQATNELSCEITHPSHTSGQINFPQTSNSELPPEPAAVVTEACGADSASIPAAVLGACPFPKPEQRKSVFEICPSPAENSNIQGTTKLVSGEEFCSGSSSNLQAPGGSSERYLKQNEMNGAYFKQSSVFTKDSFSATTTPPPSQLLLSPPPPLPQVPQLPSEGKSTLNDGVLEEHHHYPNQSNTTLLREVKIEGHHEAPPSQSPTPSTQVSNPSPMLPERPQNYCVNKNDIRTPGTMMVPLCSEKTRQLSERLKHNPPILGSSGDAQDHCQQLMGHKEQEIFKSQDKEQTRDPVLPTQPYLKPGWIELKAPHCHQAESHLKCNEATLRSILQYQSNPSHQMTSKQYTGNSNVPGGLPGQAYTQKIMQPEQRPPRYQAEMNQGQSQGTVDQHLQFQKPSLQVHFSKTDPSPEAHRQSVCALRCHFQQRPDPQTEKLMPPTLKRHLNQQASETDPFSNSHLSQHKPHKQAAQTQPSQTSHLSQNQQQQQKLQMTNKEQMPQTFSHPQGNSDQQREGSFFSQIKGEKCFRREDQHSKSSEFQTHNPQVGLEQVQNMNSINSPYGQILKSNASKVQISCSNNIHVVPENKGQTVNSELFAGNKIPNSHHMQYFPNNVTPKQDVLHRCFQELEQKPQQASVLQGYKNRNQDVSSQQAAQLAQQRYLMQNQANAFPLPNQAGSHIQTLPQKDIQKHAALRWHLLQKQEQQQTQQLQAESCHSQMQRPIKVEPGSKPHACMRLMSAQPENKMWKKIPKQEIPPPSCDNMQQRSILETMEQHLKQFQVKSLFDHKALTLKSQKQVKVEMSGPVTVLTRQTTAAELDSHTPALEQQAMPSSEKTPTKRTAGSVLNNFLESPSKLLDTPIKNLLDTPVKTQYDFPSCRCVEQIIEKDEGPFYTHLGAGPNVAAIREIMEERFGQKGKAIRIERVIYTGKEGKSSQGCPIAKWVVRRSCSEEKLLCLVRERAGHTCEAAVIVILILVWEGIPLSLADKLYSELTETLRKYGTLTNRRCALNEDLASFVYQDLRQLQCSTIASDYFQQIPPVGKRLYTIGELQVRSNEESLASGVF
- the TET2 gene encoding methylcytosine dioxygenase TET2 isoform X4, with translation MEQDRTNHVEGNRLSPFLIPSSSPICQTEPLAIKLQNGSPLTKRPYPEVNGDTKWQPFKSHYGIPHMKGSQNSRVSPDFIQESRGYSRCLQNGGIKRTVSEPSLSGLHQNKKLKQDQKANGESKNFGESQERNPGKGSSQPNVSDMSDKRESVSSAAQGNEVKDFTVFSSHNCSGSENPELQILNQQEGKNANYHDKNIVLLLKNKAVLMPNGATVSASSMENTHGELLEKTLSQYYPDCVSIAVQKTTSHIHAINSQATNELSCEITHPSHTSGQINFPQTSNSELPPEPAAVVTEACGADSASIPAAVLGACPFPKPEQRKSVFEICPSPAENSNIQGTTKLVSGEEFCSGSSSNLQAPGGSSERYLKQNEMNGAYFKQSSVFTKDSFSATTTPPPSQLLLSPPPPLPQVPQLPSEGKSTLNDGVLEEHHHYPNQSNTTLLREVKIEGHHEAPPSQSPTPSTQVSNPSPMLPERPQNYCVNKNDIRTPGTMMVPLCSEKTRQLSERLKHNPPILGSSGDAQDHCQQLMGHKEQEIFKSQDKEQTRDPVLPTQPYLKPGWIELKAPHCHQAESHLKCNEATLRSILQYQSNPSHQMTSKQYTGNSNVPGGLPGQAYTQKIMQPEQRPPRYQAEMNQGQSQGTVDQHLQFQKPSLQVHFSKTDPSPEAHRQSVCALRCHFQQRPDPQTEKLMPPTLKRHLNQQASETDPFSNSHLSQHKPHKQAAQTQPSQTSHLSQNQQQQQKLQMTNKEQMPQTFSHPQGNSDQQREGSFFSQIKGEKCFRREDQHSKSSEFQTHNPQVGLEQVQNMNSINSPYGQILKSNASKVQISCSNNIHVVPENKGQTVNSELFAGNKIPNSHHMQYFPNNVTPKQDVLHRCFQELEQKPQQASVLQGYKNRNQDVSSQQAAQLAQQRYLMQNQANAFPLPNQAGSHIQTLPQKDIQKHAALRWHLLQKQEQQQTQQLQAESCHSQMQRPIKVEPGSKPHACMRLMSAQPENKMWKKIPKQEIPPPSCDNMQQRSILETMEQHLKQFQVKSLFDHKALTLKSQKQVKVEMSGPVTVLTRQTTAAELDSHTPALEQQAMPSSEKTPTKRTAGSVLNNFLESPSKLLDTPIKNLLDTPVKTQYDFPSCRCVEQIIEKDEGPFYTHLGAGPNVAAIREIMEESHRYASTYLNLHSYSCMSSCRLEDCYEQDNQCRERLSYRYPQL
- the TET2 gene encoding methylcytosine dioxygenase TET2 isoform X1, with product MEQDRTNHVEGNRLSPFLIPSSSPICQTEPLAIKLQNGSPLTKRPYPEVNGDTKWQPFKSHYGIPHMKGSQNSRVSPDFIQESRGYSRCLQNGGIKRTVSEPSLSGLHQNKKLKQDQKANGESKNFGESQERNPGKGSSQPNVSDMSDKRESVSSAAQGNEVKDFTVFSSHNCSGSENPELQILNQQEGKNANYHDKNIVLLLKNKAVLMPNGATVSASSMENTHGELLEKTLSQYYPDCVSIAVQKTTSHIHAINSQATNELSCEITHPSHTSGQINFPQTSNSELPPEPAAVVTEACGADSASIPAAVLGACPFPKPEQRKSVFEICPSPAENSNIQGTTKLVSGEEFCSGSSSNLQAPGGSSERYLKQNEMNGAYFKQSSVFTKDSFSATTTPPPSQLLLSPPPPLPQVPQLPSEGKSTLNDGVLEEHHHYPNQSNTTLLREVKIEGHHEAPPSQSPTPSTQVSNPSPMLPERPQNYCVNKNDIRTPGTMMVPLCSEKTRQLSERLKHNPPILGSSGDAQDHCQQLMGHKEQEIFKSQDKEQTRDPVLPTQPYLKPGWIELKAPHCHQAESHLKCNEATLRSILQYQSNPSHQMTSKQYTGNSNVPGGLPGQAYTQKIMQPEQRPPRYQAEMNQGQSQGTVDQHLQFQKPSLQVHFSKTDPSPEAHRQSVCALRCHFQQRPDPQTEKLMPPTLKRHLNQQASETDPFSNSHLSQHKPHKQAAQTQPSQTSHLSQNQQQQQKLQMTNKEQMPQTFSHPQGNSDQQREGSFFSQIKGEKCFRREDQHSKSSEFQTHNPQVGLEQVQNMNSINSPYGQILKSNASKVQISCSNNIHVVPENKGQTVNSELFAGNKIPNSHHMQYFPNNVTPKQDVLHRCFQELEQKPQQASVLQGYKNRNQDVSSQQAAQLAQQRYLMQNQANAFPLPNQAGSHIQTLPQKDIQKHAALRWHLLQKQEQQQTQQLQAESCHSQMQRPIKVEPGSKPHACMRLMSAQPENKMWKKIPKQEIPPPSCDNMQQRSILETMEQHLKQFQVKSLFDHKALTLKSQKQVKVEMSGPVTVLTRQTTAAELDSHTPALEQQAMPSSEKTPTKRTAGSVLNNFLESPSKLLDTPIKNLLDTPVKTQYDFPSCRCVEQIIEKDEGPFYTHLGAGPNVAAIREIMEERFGQKGKAIRIERVIYTGKEGKSSQGCPIAKWVVRRSCSEEKLLCLVRERAGHTCEAAVIVILILVWEGIPLSLADKLYSELTETLRKYGTLTNRRCALNEERTCACQGLDPETCGASFSFGCSWSMYYNGCKFARSKIPRKFKLLGDDPKEEEKLESHLQNLSTLMAPTYKKLAPDAYNNQIEYEHRAPECRLGLKEGRPFSGVTACLDFCAHAHRDLHNMQNGSTLVCTLTREDNREIGGKPEDEQLHVLPLYKVSDVDEFGSVEAQEEKKRNGAIQVLSSFRRKVRMLAEPVKTCRQRKLEAKKAAAEKLSSLESSTNKNEKEKSASSRTKQIENGSQVKQLAELLRLSGPVMQQPQPQLQKQLPQPQKQPPQLQQPHHPFTDNPQSESVSSYTSSGSTSLYTRRPNPVSPYPSSSHTSDIYGGANPMNLYSTSSQAAGSYLNSSNPMSPYPGLLNQNNQYPSSYQCNGNISMDKCSQYLGSYSPQSQPMDLYRYPNQDPLSKLNLPPIHTLYQPRFGNSQSFTSKYLGYGNQNIQGDAFSSCTLRPNVHHVGTFPPYSAHEMDGHFMGAASRLPPNLSNPNTDYKNGEHHPPSHLIHNYGAAPSMFNSSLHALHLPNKENDVLSHTANGLSKTLPGLNHDGAASVQEGFHKVHDAGSQEKQPCAAEDNDEVWSDSEQSFLDPDIGGVAVAPTHGSILIECAKRELHATTPLKNPNRNHPTRISLVFYQHKSMNEPKHGLALWEAKMAEKAREKEEECEKYGPDYVPQKTHGKKVKREPTEPHEPAEPTYLRFIKSLAERTMSVTTDSTVITSPYAFTRVTGPYNRYI